AAAGCAAAGGAGCTGCCTTTCAGATAATAGATTGAGTTCTTTTAAGTGGTTGGCTTTTTGGCTCTGATGTGGATGGAATGCCACCAATTTATATGGAGAACGAGCTTACTGATTTACTAGACTTCATCTACTCTTGACTTAGTTGACACACAATTCTCGTAGGTTGGATATTTTCCCAGTTTTCAAGAGATTACAAACAGTAAGTGATGTACACAAAGAAATGGGTATTCACCCTTGGAAGGAAAAACTACATtaattcaataagtatttttataacaaatacttattgaattcCCATATTGTGCTAGGTGTTAGAGGTACAAGAGTAAGCAAGGGAAAGTTCTGCCCTTGTGGAACTTACAGGCATTCGACACATGATGACTCAAACTATGACAGCTGTGAGAAAGGCCACACAAGAGAAGCAGGTGCTATGAGGGCTTGTGGCTGGAGGGCCAACCCTAAATTGTTAGGACCATGGAAGGCCTCCAGAAGAAAATCAACCTGATATGAAATAAACACACAGGTCAGTAAGTCGGGGAGTGGGTGTGAGAAGCTCGGAACTCAGGACCCTGCAAGAAGCTGGTGTAGCCGGGCAGAGAAGGCAGTATGGTGTGAGATGACCAGGGAGAGGTGGGCGGAGTCAGATTAGGCAAAGTCTCTTGGGTATTAAGGATTCTCAACCTAAACCCAGAGAGCTTGGAGTAGGGAAGTGACACAGATTTACACCTTTATAAGACCACTCTGCTTAGCACGTGGAGAAGGGGTTAAAGGGACACAGAAGTGGACGCAGATGGAAGAGAAAAGAGGCTGTTACTGGAGCCAGGGGAGAGCAGTGACACCTGTGCCCTGGGAATGGGCAGAAGGTAAACTCAAGGGCTAAAGGTGGGTCAGATGTGTCAGGTAGCCGGGAGCAAAGATTATCCCAGATTTCTGGCATGAGAAATTCAACACTGGTGACATCTATTAAGGAGAGGAACCCTGTAAGAATTTGGAGGGATTGTGAATTTCATGTTAGATATGTTGACTGCAAAGTGTTTGTGAAATATCCAGCTGGAGGTGCAGAGGTGGTTGGATGGGTGGGGCTAGAACTGTAAATTTAGTATTGTATCAATATATTTGGAATAGAGATGGAAATTAAAGCCAGGAGCTTGGACAAGATCACTTCAGGAGAAACTGTGGTTTTAGACAAGGGCCTCGTGCTGAGCATGGAAGAAATTGATCATGAAAAACTGGTGAGATGCAGAAGTGTGGGAGCAGGCTCCAGCTTGGCCTCCAGTGACCCCCCTTCTTGGTTTTCATATCCTAGAGGTCCTCCCATGTGGAGGCAGCTAGTCAGGGCAGCCCATAGATTGTGGAAATGACAGTGCATGACCAAGCTGGTGGCTAAAATCTTCTGAGACCTGAATCTTTAGAGACCTAAACTGGTACCTCTGGTTCAAACAGAAAGAGGTCTGGTTCAAACAGTGATTTCTAAGAAGCTCAAGGGCATTTGTCCCTCAACAGTCTCAGAAGAAACTCACAGTATAGAATATATCTCAGAGAAATATGTGGGTGGGGCTCTTGCCTAATAGAGTGACTGCAGTGAGATTCCTAGGAGACACATAAAGTGTTCACAATAATTAGGACTGAAAGGGATACATTACAAAAGGGAAAGAGgcctttcagctcagttcactcactcagttgtatccaactctttgagaccccatggactgcagcacaccaggtatCTGGGTGTGGCCTACCTGGGTAAGTTCTAATTTAGCGTCTCCTGACGTTGGCTGGCGCTGCAGTCATCAGAAAGCTTGACTGAAGCCAGAGGATCCACTTCCAGGATCATCCATGTTACTGTGAGCAGAACTCAGTTCCTCAGCATGTGAGCATCTCCGTAGGACTCACTATGTGGCATCCTCATACATGGCAACTGGCTTCCCCCcagagcaggccaggcttccctgtccatcatcactcatgtccattgagttggtgatgccatccaaccatatcctctgttgtccccttctcctcctgccttcaatctttcccagcatcagggtctttttcaaggagcCAGTTCTTCACTTTGACCCCCTCAAATTCTACCAAGGGGAAGCAGGCTGAGAAAATTATGTAGCTGTAAATATAGGCTACCTTTCATGGAAGAGGAAGGATGAATCAGATGGTGGAGGTCAGCCTCCAAGATGGGACCCACAACACTCCTCCTCCGTTATTTGTACTGAATACCACACTGAAAAGGACTGACCTGTGTAAAGTGTACATAGTGTGGAATGCACTGTGTGACTTGAGGACAAGTCATGAAAGACACTGCAGCTTCCACTTTGCTTTCCTGAATCACCTGCTCTGGGGGGAAGCCAGTTGCCATGTCATGAGGATGCCACACACTGAGTCCTATGGAGATGCTCACATGCTGAGGAACTGAGTTCTCCTGCCCACAGTAACATGGATGATCCTGGAAGTGGATCCTCTGGCTTCAGTCAAGCTTTCTGATGACTGCAGCGCCAGCCAATGTCAGGAGACCCTAAACTAGAGCTTACCCAGGTAGGCCACACCCAGATACCTGGCCCACAGCAACTGAGAAGTAGTATTTGTTATTTTAGGATGATATGTCTTGGAGGGTAATTTGTTATGTAACAATAAATCATTAAAACAAGGAGAAAGGCCAGAAGAGTGCGAGTTCATGAAAAGTAAGTGGATTATGTTTCAAGGAGATATTGGACAAGTATGTCAAATGTTGTGAAAACATCAAATGTCTCATATTTAGATGACAATGGAGCCCATCTATCAATTTCATTTAGATACCTTCATTGTAGAAAACATAAACAAGAAAAATCCACTGTGCTCAGTATAGTTGGTATGAGAAAACTTAGAACTATCTGCCATTCTTCTGAAGAACTTCATTAAAAATGTTCTGAAAGTCTGTGAGGCCTCTCAGtgacaacaaataaaataaaaatgctttactGCACTTACCTGGTCTCTCAGCTGCCTTCCCGTATGGATACACCATGTCACTGCTGGACTGCAACTCTGTAAAGGGCAGATACACCTGCCCTTTAGCACCTGGAGTGTTAGGTATGCTGCAGATACTCAGACAAGTTGAAAAGTCaaagtattagtcacttagtcatgtctgactcattgtgaccccatggactgtagcctgccagactcctctgtccatgggattctccaggcaagaatactgaagtcagttgccatccccttcttcaggggatcttcccgacccagggatcaaacccaggtgtcccacattgcaggcagattctttaccatctgagccaccagggaagccttggtcaGACAAGTTACCTTCAGACTAAGTTAACTTcatgaaatgcaaaataaaagacTCATATTTTACTAAAAACAATCCCACCACCATCTTGTATTAATGTTGCagtttatatattaaattatatactaGAAGCACTCACTACCTCTCACGTTATGCTCAGAACAAACCCTGTGAGGCGGCTAAGTGGGCTAGTGTGCTGgatgctcagtcactgagttgtgtctgtttgcgaccccgtggactgtggcccgccaggctcctctgtccctgggattctccaggcaagaatactggagtgggctgccatttcctactccaagggatcttcccaacccagggattgaacctgtgtctcttgtgtcccccgtattggcaggcagattctttaccattgtgccacctgaaaagcccaaaGGTGGGTCAATAGAAAGGGCAAATATATTCCTATTTCCCAAAGCAGGCAACTGAGGCCCTACAGAGGCTGCAGTTACTGGGTTAAAAGACCACACAAGATATTCATGGTTGCAGATCCTCTGGTATCAAGTTGAGCACTTTTTCCAAAATGTCCAGGCAAGATGCACCAGGGCCTCTTCATCCAGCACCCTCCTCCTACGAATATTCTCAGACCAAATCTAACATGACCCACAGCCATCTGTCCTTACAGTATAGGAATGCTGTCCTTTCTGTAGTTGCAATCAGAGAATGGGTGAAGATGTTGTCTTCTTTGCACTTTGGTTCCCATGTGACAGTACAACTTGAATGTCTGCCACAGCAATCCCCGTGGGTGCCCGGACAATGCCACCATTGTTCAGAACATTCTTCATTGGAAGAGGCCTTCAGAGAACGGAAATTCTCCCCAGGAAGAAAACCAGTCTATTTGTTGAgagttatgctttattttttaattgcaaatggTATCATTAACTTGAATATTCTCATCAATCATCAGATTTTTAGCTGTTTCCGAGATTTCAATCTCTCCTTGGAGACCACAACTTTATCAACATTGAATATATTTAAGCACACTTGTTATAGACTCTGAGGGCATATCACAAAGGTATTCCAGAAAGATCAGTAGCAACAGCACCCTCTAAACAGAATACCCTGAGGAAGAAAACCCTCATAAGGAATGTGTAAtaacaatattaataaaaataatggcttGTAAGTGTGGTGAGTGGCACTTTATATACCTGGTCCAATTTAACCCTCCAAAGAATCCTGGGAGGTAAGATAAAGGTCTGTTCATTTCAATATCAAACATTACCATGTGGTCACACAGGTATAACACCTTTACGTCATGAAGGGCAAAAACTCATTCCTAGAACATACATGTGACTAGCAACCGCCTCCCCTGCAAAAGTGACCGTCTCCTCAGAGGCTTGGGCTGTCGGGAAGTAGCTCAACTTGGTGTTTTTCACACAAGTGCAAGCCTGTTAGCATTTTGCCATTCCCATATCGTGTTTCAACCTCTGTGAAGTCAATGCAGAACGTATGGAATGAAGATAAGTACATTTTTGGCTTCTGAGAAATTCAAGTAAGACACTGCCCATCTGAGGGAGTTCAGCTCTGTGGGTTTCGGAATGACGTCTACTGTCCATGTCTGAAGGAGGAGGACCCAAGGATCCGAATCTCAAACTTATCCtggtttctgttttctccctTCAGGATTTGTGCCATGAGGTAGGAAATGAAGACTTAATCcaagaatcaattttttttttttttttggctctgctgtgtagcacatgggatcttaattctccaaccagagattgaatccatacCTCCTGCACTGAAAActcaagagtcttaaccactggacagccagggcgAAGTCCCCAAGAATCTATTCTTAAGTAGTGACTTGAAGATCCAAATGTTGACATCAGGTATCTATTCTCTATTTATAAAACGTGTGTTTCctgcaaaccacctcagtatatATAACCACCTCAGTGGTGTACTGTAACACCTCAGTACAGCTCCTCCTTCACACCAACAGGATCACGGAAGGCAGCAGCCACATGAGAACCACTGTAACCAGGAGTAAGATCACTAGCCCATCCCAAACAAGACACTTGGAGTCACGACTCCCAGGACGTCTGCCGTGACCATGGGCTTTAAACCACTCGACTGCCTCCTGGAGGTCAAACGGCTGAGCCTCATACCCCAGCTCCTTCCTGGCTTTCTCCAGGCTAAAGTAATGTGTGACGCCGGTTTTGTAAACTTCGGTGCGGGTGAGGAAGGGCTGGAAGTTGTAGAGTCGCCCCAAGATGAAGTGGGTCATCTCTGTCAGGAAAGCGAAGCAATAGATGAGGGTCAGAGGGAGGCGGATGGACGGGAACTTGTAGCCCAGGCCCTCAACCAGAGGCCGGAGGAACTCAAAGTTGTTCACAGGCCTGCCGTCTGAGATGAAGTAGGGCTGCCCGGCGGCAATGTGGCCCTTGTCAGCTTTGAGGGCCTCTGAAGCCAGGATGTGAGCCTGCACCAAGTTGTCCACGTGGACAAATTCCACCAGACTCTTGGGGTCTCCATACACAAACCTGAACAGGCCCTTCTCTATGTAGCTCACTATCCTGGGGAGGTGCCTCTGTTCTCCAGGCCCGTAGATGCCAGCCGGCCTCAGGGCACAGGTGCTCAAGACCCCACCGCCCCTCTCCAGGGCCGTACCATTGGCTGACAGCACCTTCTTCTCGGCGATAGATTTGGTCCGAGAGTAGTGATCAGGATGGAGGTGAAGGGGCAGGTAAGGCAGAGATTCGTCTCCATTTCTGATGACCTGCCCTCCGAAGATGACGTTGAAAGTGCTTGTGTACACTAACCTTGGCACCCCTCTCCTCCTGCATGCCTGGAGGATGTTGTCTGTGCCCCCCACGTTGACTTCTTCAATCAGGCTTCGATTCAGTTGCTCGCGCCCCGACATACCATAAGACGCGATATGGAACACACAAGCCACGTTGACACCCTGGAAGGCGTTCTCTATGTCAGAAAGACGGCGGATGTCTCCTAGTATAAACCGGATGCCTTCTGGAATGGTCTGAGCAGGGCGGCTGATGTCAAACAGAATCACATGGACTCCTTTCTGGTTCAGAGCACAGCCAAGCCtgcaagaaaaaaagagtaagttAGATCAAATCACTATTAAGCTATGCCTTGGAAAAGTacggctcagacagtgaagcgtctgcctgcagtgtgggatacccgggtttgttccctgggttgggaagatcccctggagaaggaaatggcaacccactccagtactcttgcctggaaaattccatggactgaggagcctggtaggctacagtctatgggttcacaaacagtcggacatgactgagcgacttcactttctttctttggaaaagtATATAATTTTCCCAGTCTCCTTGGCTTATCCTGTGAGTTCCTCACTTTACACATTCACTGGTCCAAGTCTTGcttatgcaaattttaaaaaacaagcatcttcacatttatttaaattacaaTGAGAGAGGCTTTATCTTCAAAGATGGTGGTGTCCACATATTACATTCACCCAGCCCCCCGTtccaggcatgcatgcatgctagctcacttcagtcgtgcctgactctttgtgaccccatggaatgtagcccaccaggctcctctgtccatgggattctccaggcaagaatattggagtgggttgccatgccctcctccgaggaatcttcctgacccagggatcgaacctgcatctcctgcagctccctgtattgcaggtggattctttaccactgagccaccagaaaacccCTCCTCCCCCCGTTCTAGCACTCACCATCTAGTCTTCAGAATATTTATGAATGATAATATAACTGTGGAAGAAtagctattaattttttttgtgtgtgatatgaCTATCTCCCCACCCCAATTCAACGGCTTTATAAAGAATTTCTCTTCAAGTGGAATGTATCTATAGCTTTCAATTTCCTAATCTGAACAGTGGGCAGCATGGTTCATTCCTGGTCTACACTGCATTAATGTAGGTTGAAAGCTATACTTTTCCCAGCAGCTACCGGTAAAATACTTCCATGGACATATTTTACAGAGGTACTGACCGGAAACCAAAATAGCCACCTCCTCCTGTAATGAGGACCGTTTCCTTTAGAGATTTGTGGGAACCCATATGTGGCAGTCAACGGTATCAGGACCTGTGAAGAAAGCAGGGTGCACCACTATTACTAACCCAACCGCAGAGGCGATGGCCCCTGCTTGGGGTTAACAGACACAAAAAGGCAGTGTGCTCCAGCAGAAAGAAGAGCTCAGACCTGGGTTCCCGTCATGGCTTTGGGACATTAGCTGACTCCTGCCCACCCCCCTCCTGTCACTTCTTGGGCTGCACAACATTTCTTCCCGTGTGTCCGCAGGAACAGTAATAATCTGCTCTGACTGCCTGGCAAGGTCAGTGTGAaggttaaataagataatgtagcTGGGAGAGCTTTGAAAAACCACAAAGCACTCTCCAAATAGAAAGCATTATTCTTAATCTGTGGAAAACACTAGAGGCTTTTTGAAAAGAAGTTGCTCAAATTTGGTAGGGAGGGTCATTTTCCGCACCCTTGCCCCCACCAAAAAATCAAGGACAGAACTCTGAAgcaaatttccaacatcttttGTTTAAGACAGCACACTGCAGCATAGTTTAATACTggcttttatgttaaaaaaaaaacaacaacaacagggaagGACAGAAAGGTCCTTTATGTAGCAAACCATATTCACCCACCCAGGAAATCTTCTAAGTTCTGTGTGTGCTCAATACCTATGGGAACCTTGCTTCTCCCTCCTTCCGCATCTATGCtaaaattatattctaattattattttctcaagGCTCCAAGACatctttctttcaaaaacaagacaaaacaagcaaaaagtgGGCCACTCAACTCTTTCCACTTAAGAAGAAATGGAACAGGAGGCCTGCAGGTCCTCAAAtgcatttaaacacacacacacacacacactttctctctttCAGTCAAGTAAGTGaagacaaaacaagcaaaaagtgGGCCACTCAACTCTTTCCACTTAAGAAGAAATGGAACAGGAGGCCTGCAGGTCCTCAAAtgcatttaaacacacacacacacacacactttctctctttCAGTCAAGTAAGTGAAGacacacactttctctctttCAGTCAAGTAAGTGAAGTATGGTTAGCTAGGGAGACTGCAAGCAACCAAAGGTGCTACCATTTGGACAGGTTCATCCCTCGGAGCTGTTGCTGCATTAAACATTGGAGCTAAAAATAAGCTCGCAGGATTCTGGAGACCGAATGGGAACATGTATAAAAATTGCCTGATGTAGTGTAGGTGCTCCATGGATGTCACTgcttgaatttccttttcttcgAGTTACAGAGTCTAGGGATTCAATTTTTCTCTTACATTCCCACTTACCATGATAAGGTCTCTCAGAAGTACAGGATTACATAAAGCTTGTCAGATTCTTCTTGATAACTCTAAGAAGCTTTGATCACCAGTAAAGCTAATCAGATCATTCAGAAATCAGTTGGTGTGACAGCTGAAGACAAGATTCAGCAAGTGACTGTGTCCATGGCTTGAGGGTGAGAAAATTAGGAAAACTGAGCAAAATGATGTGAAGGATGGCTGGAGTCCCAAGGTCTGACTAAGCAGTTGCCATTTGTTGTGCTTACAAGAAAATCCATCATGAATGAATGCCCCGGCATCCTTTTAATATGCGACCTtgtgtttctattattttctgagtGCAGGACGCTCCCATTCGGATTTGGACTAGCCAGCCATAAAACTTGCTGCGGTCCATTCTGTCGCTTAACATGATCACATGACTTTGTTATCAGACACAGAAGGGTGTCAGTCACTGACACTTTAGCCCAGATTTCTTACTGTCACCACCATGACCTGGTGGcaatctccttctctgacttcctcTCACTCTTTTGTCACGACTCTACGCTCCACCCCCCTGAACTTCTCCCTTCTCTTGATGCCAAGCTCATCTGTGCCCTGAGGCCTACATGCCCTTTTTGCTTAAGGGCGTCACGGTCCTTAAGAGTTCACCTGTTGCTTCACTGTCCTTAGACTTCACCTGTTGCTTCACCTCTGTGTGAACCGCCAACAAGCCAGATCCCTGCCAGGCTGCATCTTTCTCAATACTCAAGTCTGCTCAAGTGCTCGACGCAGAGGGTAGTTTCTGAAGAGCTCTCCCTTATCCGAACGCTGCTTTGTTTTCTTCGTGGCACATTGCCTAAATGTATGTTTCCTTTCTGACTACTGATCTCCTTCCAGCGGAATGTGGGTTCCATGAGAACCAAAACCTTCAGCCTTTCTCACTGGCATG
The genomic region above belongs to Budorcas taxicolor isolate Tak-1 chromosome 18, Takin1.1, whole genome shotgun sequence and contains:
- the SDR42E1 gene encoding short-chain dehydrogenase/reductase family 42E member 1, producing the protein MGSHKSLKETVLITGGGGYFGFRLGCALNQKGVHVILFDISRPAQTIPEGIRFILGDIRRLSDIENAFQGVNVACVFHIASYGMSGREQLNRSLIEEVNVGGTDNILQACRRRGVPRLVYTSTFNVIFGGQVIRNGDESLPYLPLHLHPDHYSRTKSIAEKKVLSANGTALERGGGVLSTCALRPAGIYGPGEQRHLPRIVSYIEKGLFRFVYGDPKSLVEFVHVDNLVQAHILASEALKADKGHIAAGQPYFISDGRPVNNFEFLRPLVEGLGYKFPSIRLPLTLIYCFAFLTEMTHFILGRLYNFQPFLTRTEVYKTGVTHYFSLEKARKELGYEAQPFDLQEAVEWFKAHGHGRRPGSRDSKCLVWDGLVILLLVTVVLMWLLPSVILLV